The Vicia villosa cultivar HV-30 ecotype Madison, WI linkage group LG1, Vvil1.0, whole genome shotgun sequence genome includes a region encoding these proteins:
- the LOC131616277 gene encoding uncharacterized protein LOC131616277, with the protein MLRRNIRLRREYLYRKSLEGKERLLYEKKRKIREALEEGKPIPTELRKEETALRRQIDLEDENTTVPTTHIDDEYAFAAEKDPKIMLTTSRDPSAPLKQFVTELSTVFPNAQRINRGGQAISEIINACRSHDYTDVILVHEHRGVPAGLTLYHLPFGPTACFSLVNVVTRHEIKDKKALGAMSGAYPRIILNNFSTSLGERTSNILKHLFPEPKPDAKRIVSFSNNSDYISFRHHIYQKLAGPNSVELKEIGPRFELRLYQIKLGIVDQAEAQTEWVLRPYMNTTKKRKFL; encoded by the exons ATGTTGCGAAGAAACATCCGTTTGCGGAGAGAGTATTTGTATAGAAAAAGCTTAGAAGGAAAGGAGCGTCTCCTTTATGAGAAGAAGCGCAAAATCAGAGAAGCTCTTGAAG AAGGTAAACCTATACCTACTGAGCTTCGAAAAGAGGAGACGGCACTTCGTCGTCAAATTGATCTCGAAGATGAAAACACAACTG TTCCAACAACTCACATTGATGATGAGTATGCATTTGCGGCCGAGAAAGATCCTAAAATCATGCTCACCACATCGAGGGATCCAAGCGCTCCTCTTAAACAGTTTGTAACGGAGTTGAGTACTGTCTTTCCCAATGCTCAACGAATAAACCGTGGTGGTCAGGCTATTTCAGAGATTATAAATGCTTGTCGGTCGCACGACTATACAGATGTAATATTGGTTCATGAACACCGTGGCGTGCCTGCTGGTTTAACTCTTTACCATCTACCATTTGGCCCAACTGCATGTTTTAGTTTAGTCAATGTG GTTACAAGACATGAAATTAAAGACAAAAAAGCTCTTGGAGCCATGTCGGGGGCTTATCCAAGAATTATACTTAATAATTTCTCAACTTCG TTAGGTGAAAGGACTTCCAATATTCTAAAGCATCTGTTTCCGGAGCCAAAACCTGACGCAAAGCGTATtgtctctttttccaataattcAGACTATATCAGTTTCAG GCATCATATATATCAAAAACTTGCGGGTCCTAACTCTGTCGAATTGAAGGAAATTGGTCCACGGTTTGAACTGCGACTATATCAG ATAAAATTGGGAATAGTGGATCAAGCTGAAGCTCAAACAGAATGGGTCTTGAGACCATACATGAACACTACCAAGAAGCGGAAGTTTCTCTGA